From a single Gimesia fumaroli genomic region:
- a CDS encoding site-specific integrase produces MASLENRTGYFNVVFRFGGKKYTRSFHTDDEKEANRLLANLEQTVRDVKSGRISLPPDADIPTFLLSDGKLTTPHVSDSDSVTETQLALRDLFESFFASLPDGSLEESTLSLIKTHRNNLLRVLGKDVFVEEIDLNALDLYSKKRRRDNGRRKGQISANTIKKELVTLRRVLQWGKKRGKLSSEIPEIRDVRLPKSTERPSFQTFDEITVQIEQDNLTQEQQDDLWECLYLGTDEIDKLIQHVREKASHTFLYPMVVAAAHTGARRSELMRSQLTDIRDDILIIHEKKRRRGQESTRRVPMSSLLKETLQEWKGEHPGGKYMFAVNDTSNQKQSKRARAITRDEAHSSFKRVLKNSKWSVIPGWHCLRHSFISNLASHSIDQRLIDEFVGHTTEEMRRRYRHLFPEVKQAAIRSVFH; encoded by the coding sequence ATGGCTTCACTTGAGAATCGCACTGGCTATTTCAACGTCGTATTTCGGTTCGGCGGCAAGAAGTATACTAGGTCGTTTCATACCGACGACGAGAAAGAAGCCAATCGATTACTGGCAAATCTTGAACAGACGGTTCGAGACGTCAAGAGTGGCCGAATCTCTCTGCCACCTGACGCCGACATTCCGACGTTTTTGCTGTCTGATGGAAAACTGACAACTCCCCATGTCAGTGACAGCGATTCCGTTACTGAAACGCAGCTTGCTCTCCGCGATCTTTTTGAGTCATTTTTTGCATCATTACCAGACGGTTCGCTGGAAGAATCGACTCTTTCGTTAATAAAAACGCATCGGAATAACTTACTTCGCGTACTGGGGAAAGATGTATTCGTCGAAGAGATCGATTTGAACGCCCTTGATCTCTACAGCAAGAAACGTCGGAGAGACAATGGTCGCCGGAAAGGACAAATTAGCGCGAATACAATTAAAAAGGAACTTGTCACTCTGCGACGCGTACTTCAATGGGGTAAGAAGCGTGGCAAACTTTCTTCTGAGATTCCTGAAATTCGGGATGTGCGACTTCCAAAATCAACCGAACGCCCTTCGTTTCAAACGTTCGATGAAATCACAGTTCAAATTGAACAGGATAATCTGACTCAGGAACAGCAAGACGATCTTTGGGAGTGCCTGTATCTGGGAACAGATGAGATTGATAAATTGATTCAACATGTGCGTGAGAAAGCATCTCACACATTTCTTTATCCGATGGTTGTTGCGGCAGCTCATACAGGAGCCCGTCGTAGTGAACTCATGCGATCACAGCTAACCGACATTCGGGATGATATACTCATAATTCATGAGAAAAAACGTCGCCGTGGGCAAGAATCAACGCGCAGGGTTCCGATGTCCTCACTACTCAAAGAAACGCTGCAGGAATGGAAAGGCGAACATCCCGGTGGGAAATATATGTTTGCCGTAAACGACACGTCGAATCAAAAGCAGTCTAAAAGAGCCCGAGCTATTACACGTGATGAGGCACACAGCAGCTTCAAGAGAGTGTTGAAAAACAGTAAATGGAGTGTCATTCCTGGATGGCATTGCCTGCGGCATTCCTTCATCAGCAATCTCGCATCCCATTCGATCGACCAAAGGCTGATCGATGAATTCGTGGGACACACGACTGAAGAAATGCGTCGTCGTTACCGTCATCTGTTTCCCGAAGTGAAGCAAGCAGCGATTCGGTCTGTATTTCACTAA
- a CDS encoding DUF4339 domain-containing protein: MNPTHNHHKDQWYFQYQGEVIGPVSRQVLLKNIRTGIIKPDTLIKTETELTWTKAESLKEIFVEAHAENKPDNSANAAAKLLSNMHHRGFQTLSEEESADSFWSKVSFSGVKPFLPNWADVSSSVAEFLVEKLSILKYGFKLWVILPLLLLVVSGLCIKFFAIDWYHQKIAYETYSHIWEDLQRLRDLEIDEHQWDSFKVDTKSKIASINSSIEKAATIQDPYSMELLRAGRDYLPRMLDDARKAPSASEKKFAIHMQKAARYAHPQALKADSMNIVGILFVIFDTCLIGWGAFLLIRKIRS; this comes from the coding sequence ATGAATCCGACACACAATCATCATAAAGACCAATGGTATTTTCAGTACCAGGGAGAGGTGATCGGCCCTGTTTCCAGGCAGGTTCTGCTCAAAAATATCCGAACAGGTATCATAAAGCCAGACACCCTTATTAAAACTGAGACCGAACTGACTTGGACAAAAGCAGAAAGCCTCAAAGAAATCTTCGTAGAAGCGCATGCAGAAAACAAGCCCGATAACTCTGCGAACGCGGCAGCGAAGCTCCTTTCCAATATGCATCACCGGGGTTTCCAAACCCTGAGTGAGGAAGAGAGTGCAGATTCGTTTTGGAGTAAGGTCTCATTTTCAGGAGTCAAACCATTTTTACCCAATTGGGCAGATGTTTCATCTTCTGTTGCAGAATTCCTGGTCGAGAAGCTGAGTATTTTAAAATACGGATTCAAATTATGGGTGATTTTACCGTTGCTCCTGCTGGTAGTGTCAGGACTGTGTATTAAATTCTTTGCTATCGATTGGTATCACCAGAAGATCGCCTACGAAACTTATTCGCATATCTGGGAAGACCTTCAGCGTCTACGTGACTTGGAAATTGATGAGCATCAGTGGGACAGCTTCAAGGTGGATACAAAATCGAAAATCGCGAGCATTAATTCCAGTATCGAAAAGGCAGCTACGATTCAAGATCCGTATTCAATGGAACTATTAAGGGCCGGGAGAGACTATCTACCTAGGATGCTGGATGATGCCCGCAAAGCCCCCAGCGCATCAGAGAAGAAATTTGCCATTCATATGCAGAAAGCAGCCCGATATGCACACCCCCAGGCTCTGAAGGCAGATTCGATGAATATCGTCGGCATATTGTTTGTCATCTTCGACACCTGCCTAATTGGCTGGGGAGCATTTTTATTGATTAGAAAAATTCGTAGTTGA
- a CDS encoding carboxylesterase family protein, with amino-acid sequence MIPSEKNWCVQHWERIQNRSKQGFVSREFIDKQGVMHNYAVYVPHQLKVNEKPPLIVFLHGAGEKGTDGTKPLLAGIGPAIWESKRHFPFVVLFPQYAPSFQDNTQDQYFQRVMQMIDFTISEYNIDPDRISVTGISMGANQCWDIADQYPDRFAAVCPLSASCAPKLIKQVVSSNTAVWNFYVRGDDPLSGDRYRQLYPKLLASGYSPRFTELDGTLSTQWWKHNAWDYATRNTAFLSWLLQQNRSKNQTERPFEVISPDAESPRWQINDPTWTISSQATLDFQGTHSAPSPPARYLNEFQNYELHLQFKVNQGNGCSLQYFKGLKTNESGFLKMDIVTAEQGSGGVLEYPEQKWLASSKRLAQHAFVPNEWNELRLKVSQSQLNVELNGWGIYSLKKEDCSQLNGDFALSVPDSTTGNVQWRYLRIREME; translated from the coding sequence ATGATCCCGTCTGAAAAAAACTGGTGTGTTCAACATTGGGAGCGGATTCAGAATAGGTCAAAGCAGGGCTTTGTCAGCCGTGAATTTATTGATAAACAGGGCGTAATGCATAACTATGCGGTCTATGTCCCCCATCAATTAAAAGTGAATGAAAAGCCCCCGTTGATCGTATTCCTGCATGGAGCAGGTGAAAAAGGAACCGATGGGACAAAACCCTTACTGGCAGGTATAGGTCCTGCCATCTGGGAGTCAAAACGACATTTTCCCTTCGTTGTTCTCTTTCCGCAATACGCTCCTTCCTTTCAAGATAACACTCAGGATCAGTACTTCCAGCGTGTCATGCAGATGATCGATTTTACCATAAGCGAATATAACATCGATCCAGATCGCATCTCAGTCACCGGAATTTCAATGGGTGCTAACCAATGTTGGGATATCGCTGATCAATACCCGGATCGCTTTGCGGCTGTCTGTCCTCTCTCTGCTTCATGCGCCCCAAAATTGATCAAGCAGGTCGTGTCTTCAAATACGGCAGTCTGGAACTTCTATGTCCGCGGTGATGATCCACTTTCAGGAGATCGATACCGTCAACTGTATCCGAAATTATTGGCGAGTGGATACAGTCCACGTTTCACAGAATTAGACGGTACACTGTCTACTCAATGGTGGAAACATAATGCCTGGGATTATGCCACGAGGAACACAGCATTTCTTAGCTGGTTACTGCAGCAGAATCGATCCAAAAATCAAACAGAACGGCCCTTTGAGGTGATTTCGCCTGATGCTGAATCTCCCCGATGGCAGATCAACGATCCGACTTGGACAATATCTTCGCAAGCGACGCTTGATTTTCAGGGAACCCATTCGGCCCCAAGTCCACCCGCCCGATATCTGAACGAATTCCAAAACTATGAGCTGCATCTTCAGTTTAAAGTGAACCAGGGGAACGGCTGCAGTTTACAGTATTTTAAAGGCCTCAAAACAAATGAGTCTGGTTTTCTGAAAATGGATATTGTGACAGCTGAACAGGGAAGCGGAGGAGTCTTAGAATATCCAGAACAAAAATGGTTGGCGAGTTCAAAACGTCTTGCGCAGCATGCATTCGTGCCCAACGAATGGAATGAGCTGAGGCTCAAAGTCAGTCAATCTCAGCTGAACGTGGAATTGAATGGATGGGGAATCTATTCTCTGAAGAAGGAAGATTGTTCACAGTTGAATGGGGATTTTGCCCTCAGCGTTCCTGACTCGACAACAGGGAATGTCCAATGGCGTTATCTTCGCATTCGGGAAATGGAATAA
- a CDS encoding DUF1559 family PulG-like putative transporter gives MKRRNGFSLIELLVVIAVIGILIALAIPAIQASRQAARRTQCQNNLRQIGLALHNYHEQFQTLPPLAIWGGPPGEPLGGGALPIGLIDRVAMGNSPGSEPDRLFANWLLLMLPQYEQSTLYNQYNFNAPVAHPDNTEIRTAEISLLKCPSDPQNAAENRHQRDYLAGTANNLYARGNYAMNFGPDRGCARGIQPGCDDGFFLDDPDVMNKNSSLWGSGVGGFNKAFQLKDFTAGQSNVVMVEEVRAGIHPVDPRGTWALGFIGASGTARHGIVDQREDAYGPNNNNSGSDDVVGCSALKNTLFSDSELMAQGMPCHVNSPIESNSQATARSMHAGGVFVLLGDSSVHFINNSVAIEIWYSMHTRDGSLATTAP, from the coding sequence ATGAAACGAAGAAACGGCTTTTCGTTAATCGAACTCCTTGTTGTAATTGCTGTCATCGGTATCCTGATTGCGCTAGCAATCCCGGCGATTCAGGCTTCCAGACAGGCTGCTCGCAGGACGCAGTGCCAGAATAATCTGAGGCAGATCGGCTTGGCGCTGCACAACTACCATGAACAGTTCCAGACATTGCCACCTCTGGCAATCTGGGGAGGGCCCCCAGGTGAACCGCTGGGAGGTGGCGCCCTGCCGATTGGTCTTATAGATCGGGTGGCAATGGGAAATTCTCCTGGCAGTGAACCAGATCGATTATTCGCGAACTGGCTGCTACTCATGCTACCACAGTATGAGCAATCGACGCTTTATAACCAATATAACTTTAATGCTCCCGTAGCTCATCCTGATAATACTGAGATCAGGACCGCTGAAATTTCCTTGCTCAAATGCCCCAGCGATCCGCAAAACGCGGCTGAAAATCGACATCAGCGAGACTATCTGGCAGGGACTGCCAACAATCTATATGCACGCGGAAATTACGCAATGAACTTTGGGCCGGACCGTGGATGTGCCCGCGGCATACAACCGGGATGCGATGATGGTTTTTTCCTGGATGATCCAGATGTGATGAACAAAAACAGTTCTCTTTGGGGGTCCGGAGTAGGTGGTTTCAACAAAGCATTTCAGTTGAAAGACTTTACGGCAGGCCAATCGAATGTCGTGATGGTGGAAGAAGTACGCGCGGGAATTCATCCCGTTGACCCCCGTGGAACCTGGGCATTGGGCTTCATCGGCGCCAGTGGCACTGCGCGACATGGCATTGTGGATCAGAGAGAGGATGCCTATGGTCCAAATAATAATAACTCAGGGTCTGATGACGTTGTGGGCTGCAGCGCTCTGAAAAATACACTTTTTAGTGACTCAGAATTAATGGCTCAGGGGATGCCCTGTCATGTCAATTCACCAATTGAATCGAATTCGCAAGCGACGGCGCGTAGTATGCACGCCGGAGGCGTGTTTGTTCTACTGGGAGATTCATCGGTTCATTTTATTAATAACTCAGTCGCGATCGAAATCTGGTACTCAATGCATACACGTGATGGAAGCCTGGCAACGACAGCCCCTTGA
- a CDS encoding carboxylesterase family protein → MKISKFNLICFLIWGSVNLIALGAIRYQERQVLDEKGLDSDAVYNFEELSYPIQFPVYTTQVPFTARLLKPRVVERDQKYPLIVFLHGSGERGYDNVSQLRSLPQQMAQPDRQEKYPCYLLAPQCPKEMNWSSAIVAPNSPQDSRNLIDLIHQMISEISQKHAIDPRRIYITGFSMGGYGTWSMIAQYPDLFAAASPICGGGDPETVSKFVHLPLWVVHGDEDQVVPVSESRKMIEALRALGASPLYHELEGGKHNCWSQTYGQSNQLLDWLFDQKQ, encoded by the coding sequence ATGAAAATCTCAAAATTCAATCTGATCTGCTTCCTGATATGGGGCTCTGTGAATCTGATTGCTTTAGGAGCAATCCGGTATCAGGAACGCCAGGTACTCGATGAGAAAGGTTTGGACTCCGATGCGGTCTACAACTTCGAAGAATTAAGTTACCCAATACAATTCCCGGTCTACACAACACAAGTCCCCTTTACTGCCAGATTGTTAAAACCTCGTGTCGTAGAACGCGATCAAAAATATCCACTGATTGTGTTTTTGCATGGATCAGGAGAACGGGGGTATGATAATGTGAGCCAATTGAGGTCTCTACCACAGCAGATGGCACAGCCTGATAGGCAAGAGAAATACCCCTGTTATCTGCTGGCACCACAGTGCCCGAAGGAGATGAACTGGTCATCCGCCATCGTTGCTCCCAATTCGCCACAGGATTCCCGGAATTTGATTGATCTCATTCATCAGATGATTTCGGAGATCTCACAAAAACACGCCATCGATCCACGGCGGATTTATATCACCGGCTTTTCCATGGGCGGGTACGGCACATGGAGCATGATCGCGCAATACCCAGACTTATTTGCAGCCGCGTCTCCCATTTGCGGAGGCGGTGACCCCGAGACAGTTTCAAAATTCGTACATCTTCCCCTCTGGGTTGTGCATGGCGATGAAGATCAAGTGGTTCCGGTTTCCGAGTCAAGAAAAATGATTGAAGCCCTTAGAGCTCTGGGAGCAAGTCCCCTCTACCATGAATTAGAAGGGGGCAAACACAACTGCTGGAGTCAGACCTATGGTCAATCAAATCAATTGCTTGATTGGTTATTTGATCAGAAGCAATAA
- a CDS encoding ArnT family glycosyltransferase, whose product MVAGLAFWHFGDTSLYRVNPPLIKVIATLPVFLSKHETNWAAYIPNPQARSEFVLGSAFFKLNGVHSFWLFSIARWICIPLSIMGGIVCYCWATDLYGSKSGILALTMWCFSPNVLTWGASITPDLGTTALGIIASYAMWKWLKTPEWFHAIFSGVFLGLALLSKTLWIFLFIYWPLYWFFLKITSKNVTKSQWINQGVQLSIILMIGIYFVNLGYGFRGTFKPLGQYHFISNTLTGNTNHLENTHGLENRFRGGILEKVLIPVPEDYVLGIDLQKRDFELGKWSYLRGEHRLGGWWYYYIYAILIKVPLGYWLLFLLACFYTLKKLTEVSYRDDLFLILPAVIILVLISSQTGFTKYLRYALPCFPFVFIWMSKIAQLCGQQFQYSLTIYISMTWAIVSSLTVYPHSMSYFNELIGGPSAGAKHLLDANIDWGQDLLELKKWCDQQPAMEPFYADCFTFLNMNDLGIQAKHPPSEASPGWYAISITQRYGRGKRYKYLDQFEPVKKIGYSILIYHLTDSANK is encoded by the coding sequence ATGGTTGCTGGACTTGCTTTCTGGCATTTTGGAGACACTTCCTTATATCGTGTGAATCCTCCGCTCATCAAAGTGATTGCCACTCTACCGGTTTTTCTTTCAAAGCATGAAACTAATTGGGCAGCATATATTCCCAATCCACAAGCGCGTTCTGAATTTGTTCTCGGTTCTGCTTTTTTCAAATTAAATGGCGTTCATTCTTTTTGGTTATTTTCTATCGCTAGATGGATTTGTATTCCATTGAGCATAATGGGTGGCATCGTTTGCTATTGTTGGGCAACAGACTTATATGGCTCTAAGTCCGGAATTCTTGCCCTGACTATGTGGTGTTTTTCCCCAAATGTTCTCACATGGGGAGCATCCATTACGCCTGATCTAGGTACAACGGCATTGGGAATAATCGCTAGCTATGCTATGTGGAAATGGTTAAAAACACCTGAATGGTTTCATGCTATTTTTTCTGGAGTATTTTTAGGTCTTGCACTTTTATCAAAAACTCTTTGGATCTTTCTGTTTATTTATTGGCCGTTGTACTGGTTTTTCCTAAAAATCACCTCAAAAAATGTTACAAAATCACAATGGATAAATCAGGGGGTACAACTCAGCATAATACTAATGATCGGGATCTATTTCGTTAACTTGGGATATGGCTTTAGAGGTACTTTTAAACCATTAGGTCAATACCATTTTATCAGTAATACGCTGACTGGTAATACAAACCATTTAGAAAACACCCATGGATTAGAAAATCGCTTTCGAGGTGGAATACTTGAGAAGGTTCTAATCCCTGTCCCAGAAGATTATGTTTTAGGAATCGATCTTCAAAAGAGAGACTTTGAACTTGGCAAATGGTCATACCTTCGTGGAGAGCATCGTTTGGGGGGGTGGTGGTATTATTATATTTATGCCATCCTAATTAAAGTTCCCTTAGGGTACTGGTTATTATTTTTGCTGGCATGTTTTTACACGCTTAAAAAATTGACAGAAGTTTCCTATCGTGATGACTTATTCCTGATCCTACCTGCAGTCATAATACTGGTATTGATTAGTTCTCAAACCGGCTTCACCAAGTACTTACGTTATGCGCTTCCTTGCTTTCCATTTGTTTTTATATGGATGAGTAAAATTGCTCAGTTATGTGGGCAGCAGTTTCAATACTCACTAACAATTTATATTTCGATGACCTGGGCTATTGTAAGCAGTCTTACAGTATACCCGCACTCCATGTCTTATTTTAATGAATTAATTGGAGGCCCATCAGCAGGTGCAAAACATTTGCTCGACGCAAACATTGATTGGGGACAAGATTTGCTTGAATTGAAAAAATGGTGTGATCAGCAACCGGCTATGGAACCGTTCTATGCAGATTGTTTTACTTTTCTCAACATGAACGATTTGGGAATTCAGGCAAAACATCCTCCCTCCGAAGCATCTCCCGGCTGGTATGCAATTAGTATTACTCAAAGATATGGAAGGGGAAAACGATATAAATATCTTGATCAATTCGAACCTGTAAAAAAAATTGGTTATTCAATTTTAATTTATCACTTAACCGATTCGGCGAATAAGTAA
- a CDS encoding DUF1573 domain-containing protein, which translates to MKLNSYLKSVFYLLTGIIFLGSAFILAAKLDGTKTSSQPEGLQVTPLVLDLGKINQGEIINEEVNINNYSKDTFTNVKLLSSCGCTVVSNVPNRFLPGESFQPRIEFNSSGKRGKSRANLLLEYVSPGNQKETKLIELVADVEPTIYLTPTKLSFSPNDSFNSEQIIQLNSHNGVGFMIDLLSIDHFAFDCEEVFESAKDVESNTRARSIRIIFDSDRWKSNVKRMGKITDFKLRIKTNIKSEPAIEVPIEVQDTI; encoded by the coding sequence ATGAAACTAAATAGTTACTTAAAAAGTGTATTCTACTTACTAACAGGAATTATTTTTCTTGGAAGTGCCTTTATTTTAGCGGCAAAATTAGATGGCACCAAAACATCCTCTCAACCTGAAGGACTGCAGGTAACCCCGCTTGTATTAGATCTTGGCAAAATCAATCAGGGTGAGATTATAAATGAAGAAGTCAACATAAATAACTACTCAAAAGATACGTTCACAAACGTAAAACTTTTGTCATCTTGTGGTTGCACAGTAGTATCAAATGTACCAAATCGTTTCCTGCCCGGTGAATCATTTCAACCGAGGATCGAATTCAATTCTTCAGGTAAAAGGGGGAAATCAAGAGCGAACTTACTGCTGGAATATGTATCGCCAGGAAACCAAAAAGAAACAAAGTTGATAGAGTTAGTAGCTGATGTAGAGCCAACTATTTACTTGACGCCTACAAAGCTCAGCTTTTCTCCAAATGATAGTTTCAACTCTGAACAAATCATTCAATTAAATTCGCATAATGGAGTAGGTTTTATGATTGACCTGCTCTCGATAGATCATTTTGCCTTTGATTGTGAAGAAGTCTTTGAATCAGCGAAAGATGTTGAGTCAAATACAAGAGCAAGATCGATCCGTATCATTTTTGATTCTGATCGATGGAAATCAAATGTAAAACGAATGGGCAAAATTACTGATTTTAAGCTAAGGATAAAAACGAACATCAAATCTGAACCTGCAATCGAAGTTCCCATCGAAGTTCAGGACACAATATAA